The following nucleotide sequence is from Zingiber officinale cultivar Zhangliang chromosome 10A, Zo_v1.1, whole genome shotgun sequence.
CACGGGACCCGAGTCCTCCCGAGGAGGTCAAGGCTGTGCAGCAGAGAGGGAAGGAGCGGAAGGGGCGATGGTCCTGTCTTGACTGCTGCTGCTGGCTTATCGGGGTGATCTGCTCCGTGTGGTGGCTCTTGCTCTTCTTTTACAACGCCATGCCCGCCTCTCTCCCTCAGTACGTCACGGAGGCTATCACTGGCCCCTTGCCTGATCTTCCAGGCGTTAAGCTTCAAAAGGAAGGGCTGCAAGCCAAGCATCCCGTGGTGTTCGTCCCCGGGATCGTCACTGGGGGACTCGAGCTGtgggagggccatcagtgcgcTGATGGCCTCTTCCGCAAGCGCCTTTGGGGAGGGACATTCGGAGAGGTCTACAAAAGGTAAGAAGGTCCCTTTCCTACCATGCCTCTATCTTTTTTACAGTTAATGTTGTCTGCCTAATTCGATTGGGTCAGACGTTTGGATTTTGAGAACTAGGAGCACCTTAGGAAGATAAAAAGAGAATCCATTTTCTAGGACAATGAATTAATTCCGTACCTGAAGACATTCTTAGTTAGCGGTTTGCTGTGTTGAAGTTGGGGATTTTGTGGAAAATTTAATTTGGAAATTGTAACTCATCAGATCTGTAGCACTTCTTTAGCTAGAAATAATTCCTTGGTCCTtaaattttatgaaaattgacgATGCAATTCATCCATGTCAATATTAATCATGATATGCTACCTTATATAGACTCCAAAAAAAGGATGATTCCAAGCCAACCAAGTTGCAAGCCATCCTacattctttctttttcttttatttgttgcaaaattgtAATTACCACAAAAGATTTGTTATTATTCTATGTCAAGTCTATCTGGTCTAAACCTTAAACAATATCTAATTATCTGATTCTTTTCTTGTAGCAATCAAATTCAGGTAGCTTTCCTGTTCTAATACAAACTGAAAATATGAAAGCGTCTGATATATTGCAAATTTCATCTAGGATCCTATCTAAATCTTTCATGAAATTTGAAGGGCTTGTTCTTTTAGTTTGGGCTAGTTATTGACATCTTTGTATTGTATCTAGTCAGCATGGTCTTAGCATTGGCTTTGTTTTTCATATTGAGAAATAGATATGACTTGCAATTGTACACTTACTATTTTTCCTTTAATTAGCATGAATTTATCATACATGGATGTTCTCATAATTTTGCTTTCTTTCTTATCATATTTTAAGACTATAAGTAAGGTTCATGAGTAGTAACATGGAATGCTTTAGCTTTGTTTCTACTTAAGTTTACTGGACTAGAGTGATGCACCATCCACTATTATTTTAATCATGTTCTAGTTTTCTCACTTTGAGGTTCTTTCTCCATTGTAGCTTCATGATAACTATGAAACACAATAATCCTTCTGTAGTGATTGCTTGTAAATTCCAATATTCCAGCAACCTTGTCAATTATATCCTGATAAACTTGACAACTAGTTTATAATCATATACTTTGTGATATCTGTTGCCGTTCTCTTTTTCttgttgaaaatttaaaaaattatctagaATGTACTTCTGACTCAAGATTTTTTTTCTGTAGTTCATTTTGTTAACTCTTTATTTCTCCTTAAGTTTTATTTATTCTCAGTTCCTACCAAATTCATAATAATCTTTCTAGATATTTGTGTAGTTTCTTCCTTCCTCGTTTTTTGATGCTTCCTCCTTTCCTCGCATTTACTGGTGCATATGATGCTACACATGAGAGAAAACTAATAAATCCTTAGTTCTCATAATTCTTTTGGGCAACAACATTTAGTTCTCATTTGTTATTTGTCTCAGACCCTTATGCTGGGTTGAGCATATGTCTCTGGATAATGAAACTGGGTTGGACCCTCCTGGTATAAGAGTTAGACCAGTCACCGGGCTGGTTGCGGCTGATTATTTTGCTCCTGGGTACTTTGTGTGGGCAGTTTTGATTGCTAACTTGGCTCACATAGGGTATGAAGAGAAAACTATGTACATGGCAGCTTATGACTGGCGAATTTCATTCCAGAACACGGAGGTCTGAATTCCCTTGTCAACTACTATGTTCATCATTTTGTTTGATCTCTCATTTTTTATcgttatatttgttttatcatatattttatgaAGTTTAAACATACATTGTCAACTGCAAGCCTCCAATATTCTCCTTCTTACAGGTGCGTGATCAAACATTGAGCAGAATAAAAAGTAACATAGAACTTATGGTCTCTACAAATGGTGGAAGGAAGGTGGTGGTTATTCCACATTCCATGGGCGTCTTATATTTTTTGCATTTCATGAAATGGGTTGAGGCACCTGCTCctatgggtggtggtggtggtccaAACTGGTGTGCAGACCATATAAAATCAGTTATGAATATTGGTGGACCATTTTTAGGTGTTCCAAAAGCAGTTGCTGGATTATTTTCAGCGGAAGCAAAAGATGTTGCTGTTGCAAGGTAGTGTTTCTGAGCCTCTTGGATGTTACTACTATATATGACTAAGGCTGAGCCAATTTCTATTTTGGTGCCACCTTCATTTTAGTATGGTCATTGATTGTTGTCCCAGTGAAATTAAATATGTAACATAGAAAATATCCAGAACTCCagtaaaaatgcagaattgattGGCTACATTGATAAAATTGTTAGGAAATCCTATCCTTGATACCAGTTTAAAAATAGAGTTTTTATCAAATCCTGATCGTTTTGCTCAAGGGTAGAAGTACAGGTTACTTTTCTGGGCCATTTATTGATCTTCAGTATCAAATTACTTACCACAATATTATGCTGTAGCTATGTTCTTGTAAGCACTTCTCTGTAAGACTTTTGTCCAAATCAAGGAGTAACATAGAAGAATACTTATGACCTTTCACTTGGGCTGTAATTAGTAAATAGCTATGGCTTATGATGCGTAGTAAAACTCCTCTAGGAAATATATGACAGACATTGGTGACAGAGCAAGGTTTCAGGCTATCATGAGTTCACAACTTCACATTGACATCTATTGCTTTGATAATAACAAACTAAAGTGACATACTGATGGTTTTGTCTGATAAAAATTGTATGCCTAAATGAAACTTAAGTTGTTTCTAAACATAATGAAGTTTATCCAATCCAGCAAAGAGGGAATTCATTGAAGCCAAGGCCCAAGAGTAAGTAAGACATCAAAGTTTGAAGACATGTTTCCACATGTgtgataatataaattttatgtaATGTTCTTGATCTTAGATTATTCATTTCATATTTCATCTAACTCTTAATCTGTCCTAAAACTCCTTAGTAAGCTAGAGTACTTGGTCGGGAGAATTCCATTGACAATGGTTAGGCAACCTTATCCTGGAAAGGAGAACTTAATGCTCTTCTAAACTGTTTGTTATTGAGGCCCAACTGAACCATTGATCATTGATCTATCACAACTTAAGTATCAATCAACAACCCTTTTGAGTGTGCATGCAGTCATACAACAGTAAGGATTAGTTTCTAGACTACTGCATTCCTACTTTTCCTTCTTAGCCATTACAAACCACTTGAACCTAAAAACCTGGTTTACAACATGCACATCCCTTTTACTGTTCTTACATTTCAGAGAAGACAATTTATCAATCCTTTTAAGTTTAAACCCTTAACAATAGTCCTAAGAGCTATCTCTTATACTTGGAAACTTCCGCCCCAATCGCAAAGCTAAATACTACAAGAGTTCTATTGTGATGGACTGCTAAGCTTGATTGGCCTCTACAAGAGTTGAACATTAAGAATGTGTTgttcaattgttgaaaatttcaatacaAGTGCGTTTGAACTGAAAAAAAATCTTGAAACAATCCCGAGGCCTTAGTTTGAGAAATTTAATCCATTTGTCAAAACATAGGGTACTCTCAAAGTACAAATTGATCTTACAAATCACTAGACATTTACAGCTGGAAAATAACCATGCTAATTGTGTACATCGATGAAATGATTTTCATTGGAGATGATGTATTTGAGATGAACTTGTTGAGGACTTCCTTTCAACATTCAAGATCAAAGACTTGGGATCTCTAAGATACAATGTTGTATGGAGGTTACAAGATCAAAAACAAAATTGTTCTCTCAACAAAAGTACATCCTTGATCTTGTGACTAGGATGAGCGACTGTAGACCCACAAACACTGCAATTGTTCCAGAAACTTAGAGATCATAAGGAAGGAGATCTGGTGAATATAACTCAGTATCAAAAATTAATGGAGAATTTATCAACCTATCTCATCCACGACCAAATATTGTTTTTTTTGTGAGTCTAGTCAGTCAATTTATGCATTTACCTTATAAGAAACATCTTGAAGCAATTTATGAGATTCTTCGATACTTGAAAAGCCCTCTAGTCAAATCTGGAATATTCAACTGAAATATTGTGACTACAAGAGTTTTATTGTGACTGGCTGCTAAGCTTGATTGGCCTCTACAAGAGTTGAACGTTAAGAATGTGTTTCTCAATGGAGATTTAGAGGCATAAGTGTACATGGATGCACCCCGAGtatttgttgaaaatttcaatacaAGTGTGTTTGAactgaaattattttgaaacaaTCCTGAGGCCTTAGTTTGAGAAATTTACTCCATTTGTCAAAACATAGGATATTTTCAAAGTACATATTGTTCATACAATAATCACTAGACATTCACAGATGGAAACATAACTATGCTAATTGTGTATGTCATTGATGAAATAGTTTTCATTGGAGATGATGTATCTGAGATGAACTTGTTGAAGACTATCCTTTCTTCAACATTCAGGATCAAAGACTTGGGATCTCTAAGATACAATGTTGTATGGAGGTTGCGAGATCAAAAACAAAATTGTTCTCTCAAGAAAAGTACATCCTTGATCTTGTTAAGGTGACTAGGATGAATGACTGTCGACCCACAAACACTGCAATTGTTTTAGAAACTTAGAAATCATAAGGAAGGAGATCTAGTGCATATAACTCAGTATCAAAAACTAACGGAGAATTTTTCAACTTATCTCATACACGGCCAAGTATTGCTTTTGCTGTGAGTCTAGTTAGTCAATTTATGCATTTGCCTTATAAGAAACATCTTGAAGCAATTTATGAGATTCTTCGATACTTGAAAAGTACTCTAGTCAAATCTGGAATATCGACTGAAATattccataattttttttttgtagtttcTTATTGTTACAGTTTACTAGAGGaggaaaaaatgatttttatgccTAGTAACTGATTTTGTGACTATAacacttaatattttttattttattttatatcttAGACTATGAATTGTGAATTTGTAATTGAGAATTTTACATATTGTGCCAAATAAGAATTCTAGTTGTATGAGGATTCTTGTTGCACTTATTTGATCGCAATTTGTTCTTCATATTATAGCACTCAATTGTTTGTATATCAGCATCAAATTTgaattatgaaaaatattagtTTGCCTAGCCTTGATTAGCACACAATTCAAGTACTCTAGTGGACTGATTTAATGTTCAATCCTGTCATATCAAAGCAGTTTGAAAGTTGTCATGTAATACAAACAAATTTAGTGTAGGAGAATATGCAAAAGTGATTACTCATGTTTGGTAAAATAGTTTCACTGTGGAGTTTAATTATGTATTATGCTATTTGTACATCAACAGTTTTGTGTTGGTAAAACAATGTCTttgtttcatttattttcttttttgttcACATCAAAAGCAATATTTTGACTcttcaatattattttatttagtgaGCTTGATTTAAAACAAATGTTTAGCCAGAGTGGCTCCACATCTCCAATCCCAGCTAGGCTAGAAAGTTGATAGATAAATTGCTTAGAGTTCAAACACTGGTGATAGAACTTTTTCACATATTAATATGGTGAGCAAAGACCAATTATATGATTTGTGGCTTCTAATTTTATATCATTTCTCTAATTAACTTGTTGTGtaacttctcctttttctttgtaGGGGCATTGCACCTGGTTTTTTGGATTCTGATTTTCTTGGTCTTCAAACATTACGTCATGTCATGCGCATGACTCGAACATGGGACTCAACTATGTCCATGATTCCAAAAGGTGGTGATACAATTTGGGGTGGTTTAGATTGGTCACCTGAGGAATTCTCTGAGTGTGCTCCTAAGAAGAATAAGATCAATGATTCTCATCTATCCAAAGATGTTGATACTAAGATGATTGAAGTTCCATCAAGAGTTAACTATGGCAGGATTGTTTCATTTGGGAAAGATGTTGCAGAGACACCTTCATCCAAGTTAAAGCGGACTGATTTTCGGGTATTTAAAACTTTGTTTTTGATATGTATTTGTCATCAAACATCCACACTAGCATATAGGAATTTGTTAATCCT
It contains:
- the LOC122026964 gene encoding phospholipid:diacylglycerol acyltransferase 1-like, with the protein product MSMLRRRKGPQPPPPPPPRDPSPPEEVKAVQQRGKERKGRWSCLDCCCWLIGVICSVWWLLLFFYNAMPASLPQYVTEAITGPLPDLPGVKLQKEGLQAKHPVVFVPGIVTGGLELWEGHQCADGLFRKRLWGGTFGEVYKRPLCWVEHMSLDNETGLDPPGIRVRPVTGLVAADYFAPGYFVWAVLIANLAHIGYEEKTMYMAAYDWRISFQNTEVRDQTLSRIKSNIELMVSTNGGRKVVVIPHSMGVLYFLHFMKWVEAPAPMGGGGGPNWCADHIKSVMNIGGPFLGVPKAVAGLFSAEAKDVAVARGIAPGFLDSDFLGLQTLRHVMRMTRTWDSTMSMIPKGGDTIWGGLDWSPEEFSECAPKKNKINDSHLSKDVDTKMIEVPSRVNYGRIVSFGKDVAETPSSKLKRTDFRDAVKGNSVAPHSNSSCREIWTEYHELGWAGIKAVADFKVYTADSVLDLLHFVAPKMMQRGSAHYSYGIADDLDDPKYMHYKYWSNPLETKLPNAPDMEIYSLYGVGIPTERAYVYKLSPYAECYIPFQIDTSANGGNEGNCLQGGVYLANGDETVPVLSSGYMCAKGWRGKTRFNPSGMKTYIREYDHSPPANLLEGRGTQSGAHVDIMGNFALIEDIIRVAAGATGEDLGGDQVYTDIFKWSERINLHL